The Coprothermobacter sp. genome has a segment encoding these proteins:
- the recO gene encoding DNA repair protein RecO has product MVYHWTLASILNASRVGEKDKRLVLFSRELGKVTAVARGTAIPGAKWSTSFEPFSLLYLRLYDRSRFLTVVSSEERVVYTGVLSSLSRSLKGMAMNQLAECVLEPSSEEPGLFAAYVTALSRLNIAANAAEEDAAFLQFTLDVLTELGFGVSSLHCERCGAALDENVHFSMRDNAFHCSPCATTETDVVLSPELVSFLRTGEGSIDGRRTLMGIALTLRLLRSAASRLAITQAFERFAQNAATLFHIDAREEPKESCHEL; this is encoded by the coding sequence ATGGTCTATCACTGGACGCTCGCCTCCATTCTCAATGCTTCAAGGGTAGGAGAGAAGGACAAACGCCTGGTGCTCTTCTCCAGAGAACTGGGCAAAGTGACTGCTGTTGCACGAGGGACTGCGATCCCGGGCGCAAAGTGGTCAACTTCGTTCGAGCCGTTCTCACTTCTCTACCTCCGTCTGTACGATCGCTCTCGTTTCCTGACTGTCGTCAGCTCGGAGGAACGAGTGGTCTACACCGGTGTCTTATCGTCGTTGTCGAGGTCGCTGAAAGGCATGGCAATGAACCAGCTGGCAGAATGCGTTCTTGAGCCATCCTCGGAGGAACCGGGCTTGTTTGCCGCGTACGTCACGGCTCTGTCGAGGCTCAACATTGCGGCGAATGCAGCCGAGGAGGACGCGGCCTTTCTACAGTTCACCCTTGATGTCCTCACTGAACTCGGTTTCGGGGTAAGTTCTCTGCATTGTGAACGATGCGGAGCCGCGCTGGACGAGAATGTGCATTTCTCCATGAGAGACAATGCCTTCCATTGTTCCCCCTGCGCGACAACCGAAACAGATGTCGTCCTCTCTCCCGAGCTCGTCAGCTTTCTTCGGACCGGAGAGGGCAGCATCGACGGCCGCCGTACGCTCATGGGCATTGCACTGACGCTGCGACTGCTGAGGTCTGCTGCCAGCAGACTGGCCATCACACAAGCCTTCGAGCGATTCGCGCAGAACGCTGCTACACTGTTTCACATCGACGCAAGAGAAGAACCCAAGGAGTCATGCCATGAACTTTGA
- the deoC gene encoding deoxyribose-phosphate aldolase has protein sequence MYTNQITRKELASFMDHTLLRPEATCADIERLCAEAVQLGTFAVCVNSSMVETASSALNGSDVRVASVVGFPLGATLSAAKARETELAIRHGASEIDTVIQIGWLREKNYRGVAQDIAAVVESAGDALVKVIIEACLLTDEEKRVGCAIAISAGAGFVKTSTGFSKAGATEDDVRLMREVVGPLFGVKAAGGIRDLHTAIAMLNAGATRLGVSASDAILAEAQQ, from the coding sequence ATGTATACCAATCAGATTACAAGGAAGGAGCTTGCAAGCTTCATGGATCACACTCTCCTCAGGCCCGAGGCAACGTGCGCCGACATCGAGCGACTGTGTGCCGAAGCAGTACAGCTCGGAACGTTTGCAGTATGTGTCAACTCGTCAATGGTTGAAACCGCCTCTTCCGCCTTGAATGGGTCTGACGTGCGCGTGGCGTCTGTCGTGGGTTTTCCGCTTGGCGCAACTCTGTCGGCTGCCAAGGCCCGGGAGACTGAGTTGGCCATCCGGCACGGAGCGTCGGAGATCGACACGGTCATCCAGATCGGGTGGCTCAGAGAGAAAAACTACCGCGGAGTTGCACAAGACATCGCAGCGGTTGTCGAATCGGCCGGAGACGCTCTCGTCAAGGTTATTATCGAGGCATGCCTGCTTACCGACGAGGAGAAACGGGTGGGATGTGCCATCGCCATCTCGGCCGGAGCAGGGTTTGTCAAGACGAGCACCGGCTTCAGCAAGGCAGGCGCTACAGAAGACGATGTCAGGCTGATGCGCGAGGTCGTGGGACCTCTCTTCGGCGTAAAAGCCGCGGGAGGTATCCGCGATCTTCACACTGCCATCGCTATGCTTAACGCGGGCGCGACCCGCCTCGGCGTTTCTGCGTCTGACGCCATTCTTGCAGAGGCACAGCAGTAG
- the grpE gene encoding nucleotide exchange factor GrpE encodes MMNRSRWYVAGEERGTGKDDSERVPSVLEVPLDSAPDHEDGDGGEALRTLGSRIRELQHEVERLNSAVHEEQMLRIREQATLQRDKSSFEARTKLGLFLDLLAVVDSFDQLVKHGEGTQDDSSLLVGSQAVLGQLNQFLARNGVHRLEGLEGNPYDSATSEIAHVVADPDAPVNTVVRVLRDGYKLGEMLLRPAMVDVASAPQASVESDDTGED; translated from the coding sequence ATGATGAACCGAAGCAGGTGGTATGTGGCTGGTGAGGAGCGAGGCACAGGAAAGGATGACTCGGAACGTGTTCCGTCGGTCCTCGAGGTGCCCTTGGATTCAGCTCCCGACCATGAGGATGGAGACGGAGGGGAGGCATTGAGAACGCTTGGGTCCAGAATACGGGAGTTGCAGCACGAAGTGGAGCGTCTCAACAGCGCCGTTCATGAGGAGCAGATGCTGCGCATCCGCGAACAGGCGACGCTTCAGCGTGACAAGAGTTCCTTCGAAGCCAGAACCAAGTTGGGGCTGTTTCTTGATCTCCTTGCAGTCGTCGATAGTTTCGACCAGCTCGTGAAGCATGGTGAAGGGACTCAGGACGATTCGAGCCTCCTCGTAGGTTCTCAGGCTGTTCTCGGGCAGCTGAACCAGTTCCTCGCGAGGAATGGAGTCCACAGGTTGGAGGGGTTGGAGGGCAATCCGTATGATTCTGCTACCTCTGAGATTGCTCACGTCGTTGCCGACCCTGATGCTCCAGTCAATACCGTTGTGCGAGTTCTGCGTGATGGCTACAAGCTAGGGGAAATGCTGTTGCGGCCGGCGATGGTGGATGTTGCTTCAGCACCACAGGCAAGCGTTGAAAGTGATGATACTGGTGAAGACTGA
- a CDS encoding glycine--tRNA ligase subunit alpha has protein sequence MNFEEMVSKLERFWEDEGCTRLFPYDQEVGAGTLSPYTFLRVLGRKPWKAVYVQPSRRPADGRYGENPNRLYMHHQLQVIVKPSTTDIQDTYLRSLYLLGLKPAEHDIRFVEDNWETPVLGAAGVGWEVWLDGMEVTQFTYFQQAGGQEVPVVAVEITYGLERLAMFVQEKANVYELEWHEGVTYGDLRQQVERENSIYSFEQADIEALVTMFDLCEKESQRMIDKRLITPAYEYLLKCSHTFNILDARGTVGVSQRMAYLARVRRLAYGCANLYLENENHE, from the coding sequence ATGAACTTTGAAGAAATGGTTTCCAAACTAGAGCGCTTCTGGGAAGACGAAGGCTGCACGCGTCTGTTCCCGTACGATCAGGAAGTAGGGGCGGGGACACTGAGCCCGTACACATTCCTGCGAGTCCTGGGGCGCAAACCCTGGAAAGCTGTCTACGTACAACCATCACGACGTCCGGCAGACGGTCGGTACGGCGAGAACCCCAACCGTCTCTACATGCATCACCAGTTGCAGGTCATCGTCAAGCCTTCCACCACCGACATCCAGGACACATACCTGCGAAGCCTTTACCTGCTTGGTCTCAAGCCGGCCGAGCACGACATCCGGTTCGTCGAGGACAACTGGGAGACGCCAGTTCTCGGGGCCGCGGGCGTCGGCTGGGAAGTCTGGCTCGACGGCATGGAGGTAACGCAGTTCACGTACTTCCAGCAGGCAGGCGGCCAGGAAGTGCCCGTCGTTGCCGTCGAGATAACGTATGGTCTCGAACGGCTCGCTATGTTCGTTCAGGAGAAAGCGAACGTCTACGAACTGGAATGGCATGAAGGCGTCACCTATGGAGATCTGCGACAACAGGTCGAGCGGGAGAACAGTATCTACTCCTTTGAGCAAGCCGACATCGAGGCGCTTGTCACGATGTTCGACCTCTGCGAAAAGGAGTCCCAGCGCATGATCGACAAGAGACTCATTACTCCTGCCTACGAGTATCTCCTCAAATGCTCACATACGTTCAACATCCTCGACGCACGTGGCACCGTCGGGGTTTCTCAGCGTATGGCCTACCTTGCCCGCGTACGCCGTCTCGCGTATGGTTGCGCGAACCTCTACCTGGAGAACGAAAACCATGAGTGA